One Sodalinema gerasimenkoae IPPAS B-353 DNA segment encodes these proteins:
- a CDS encoding eCIS core domain-containing protein translates to MGDQSRTVPKSTATVQPRTWAKTEESDRQLQPSSDPFGWQSEGAAGADGDGDAPSGGFSLLDSPMPVQPQLQRQEEESDEDFEIQAKCASCEAEESLQRQPEAGLEEGLEETLGVQAKLSIGQPGDRYEQEADSVAAQVMKMPDPSLESESLQRQELGSAEEDETHLQTQPLAGQISQGVQLKAAGKSNSNQASAGLETSLKSQGGKGQPLGQETRNFMESRFGSDLGGVRVHTDEAAVKMNREVGAKAFTHGQDIYFNSGQYNPGSSSGKELLAHELTHTHQQGGAIGKIQNSNSDLKIQHKIQAAPNNQNIIQGFDIGEATRNVKDFGKGGFEKAKGLGDDLLENIQDLGEDAFPKVVERFAPDLAALIQNGPGDMIRDELESGVKGWLDNQFGDLNIQTAISGFQESIGNTFSKFEILGEDDEESCGALESKLNQVTGIIESITENPTLEMLQEKVSGVQDSVRTAREALIEPVFDSFIETASGVLGGLTNFASTIWNWGQPVRDVLGDAWQWVLSKLGINGDGEGGILEFLKEKAAEVWAKAQAKISPIFDPINEFISTYLNPASLISEAIDLGTQLIEPIRWLWENKDNPNLIKDSHEEMGHTILPSLLSLFDNFTSSISSFVSNFSDQAASMGSAVLNVLAAVNGVPLPLIGVVQSVFEHLSETIKGLVEFFETIPEKVKSIIEFAEKVRSKIEPFMDVLTSIGIAIVNPGMIPVILTGQAWLALPECHKESIINFILDTLISLIPTLSSMADFGPIWGLMQSGVMGFLETLRSQSIDVKVTVSNKIAKILSGNSFDFVLGFMKGLLRGIWDGLTSPFTLIWDGLKAAGSILGWIKDLITQQPASKSNQNSDSPAFKNSAGLNTNGVRSSNQLQSESTEAEVPQEQREDITKQLFAMKGELEMPVNDVTENFLEGAKEVFSSSGNSEGLTYSGLMEKLGDLWSSVESAIHGVGGQLAQAFCDFMLQDEAEGQIGESVGWFAGNVAVHAIIAIFSAGTLALAKAKTSILVKLKKWLSWVGKKIRKAFSLLGSFGRKSIRLFDKLSDVLNNVGGPKLKKVLNSIKTIGEVIIDTVNGIASDLDKARENGQELSLPQSVLMSLSNSVVNQGGNHIDAPLGKLLYNGGAGAKSEVTQAWVHDEEINSTDVVTSFFSASARSGAPMLGNTIGSGSIGNSSRQTSNPSYGEQPYGSQPYGGQNPNRLSEGQTKPSLNADQIRQNSNNPAPKNAITDPSRMRPAPTNVITDRLLKMPSLTHHGCARLLQMSSLTHHGCFRLLKMPSLTHHGCARLLQMSSLIGS, encoded by the coding sequence ATGGGAGACCAGTCCCGGACCGTTCCTAAATCTACCGCCACAGTTCAACCGAGAACTTGGGCCAAAACCGAGGAGAGCGATCGCCAACTTCAGCCCTCCTCAGACCCGTTTGGCTGGCAGTCCGAGGGAGCCGCTGGTGCAGACGGTGACGGGGACGCTCCCAGTGGTGGTTTTAGTCTGCTGGACTCTCCCATGCCCGTACAGCCCCAGCTTCAGCGGCAGGAAGAGGAGTCGGATGAAGATTTCGAGATTCAAGCCAAATGTGCCAGTTGTGAAGCGGAGGAGAGCTTACAACGGCAACCCGAGGCGGGCTTAGAAGAAGGATTAGAGGAGACCTTAGGGGTTCAGGCTAAACTGAGTATTGGCCAACCGGGCGATCGCTACGAACAAGAAGCCGACAGCGTAGCGGCTCAGGTGATGAAGATGCCCGACCCCAGTTTAGAGTCGGAATCCCTGCAACGGCAGGAGTTGGGGAGCGCCGAGGAGGACGAGACGCACCTACAAACTCAACCCCTGGCCGGGCAGATTAGCCAGGGAGTTCAACTCAAAGCGGCGGGCAAGTCCAATAGCAATCAAGCCAGTGCCGGATTAGAGACGAGCCTCAAGAGCCAGGGCGGCAAGGGTCAGCCCCTGGGCCAGGAAACCCGTAACTTTATGGAGTCGCGCTTTGGCAGTGACTTAGGAGGGGTGCGGGTTCACACCGATGAGGCAGCGGTGAAGATGAACCGGGAGGTGGGGGCGAAAGCCTTTACCCACGGACAGGATATTTACTTTAATTCCGGTCAGTATAACCCAGGGTCCAGTTCTGGGAAGGAATTGCTGGCCCATGAGTTGACTCATACTCATCAGCAGGGTGGGGCAATCGGTAAAATCCAGAATAGTAATTCTGATCTGAAAATCCAGCATAAAATCCAGGCTGCTCCTAATAACCAAAATATAATTCAGGGTTTTGATATAGGCGAAGCAACTCGGAACGTAAAGGATTTTGGTAAGGGGGGTTTCGAAAAAGCAAAGGGTTTGGGTGATGATCTACTAGAAAATATTCAAGATCTAGGCGAAGATGCTTTCCCTAAAGTAGTCGAACGCTTTGCTCCGGACTTAGCCGCGCTAATACAAAATGGCCCTGGAGATATGATCCGTGATGAACTAGAAAGTGGTGTCAAAGGGTGGCTGGATAACCAATTTGGCGACTTGAATATCCAAACCGCAATATCTGGATTCCAGGAGAGTATTGGCAACACATTTTCAAAATTTGAAATTTTGGGAGAGGATGATGAAGAAAGCTGTGGTGCATTAGAAAGCAAGCTTAATCAAGTTACTGGGATTATCGAGAGTATTACTGAAAATCCCACACTTGAGATGCTTCAGGAGAAGGTGTCTGGGGTTCAAGATTCCGTTCGAACGGCAAGAGAGGCTTTAATAGAACCTGTCTTTGATAGCTTTATTGAGACCGCCTCAGGAGTGTTAGGTGGACTAACAAACTTTGCGAGTACAATATGGAATTGGGGTCAGCCTGTCCGTGATGTCTTAGGAGATGCTTGGCAATGGGTTCTAAGCAAATTAGGAATTAATGGAGACGGTGAAGGTGGCATATTAGAGTTCCTTAAGGAGAAGGCCGCAGAAGTTTGGGCTAAAGCGCAGGCGAAGATAAGTCCAATATTTGATCCGATCAATGAATTTATATCTACCTATTTAAATCCAGCCTCTTTAATCAGTGAAGCAATCGATTTGGGGACACAGTTGATTGAGCCGATTCGGTGGCTGTGGGAGAACAAAGACAACCCCAACTTAATTAAAGATTCTCATGAAGAGATGGGGCATACAATTTTACCCAGCCTGCTTTCTCTATTTGATAATTTTACTAGCAGTATATCTTCATTTGTTAGTAATTTTAGTGACCAAGCGGCTTCAATGGGTTCAGCTGTCTTGAATGTCTTAGCTGCGGTTAATGGTGTACCATTGCCGCTAATTGGAGTAGTACAATCTGTTTTCGAACATTTATCAGAGACAATTAAAGGTCTGGTAGAGTTTTTTGAAACCATCCCCGAAAAAGTTAAATCCATCATAGAATTCGCCGAAAAAGTTAGGAGCAAGATTGAACCTTTCATGGATGTTTTAACGTCCATTGGGATAGCCATTGTCAATCCAGGAATGATACCAGTAATCTTAACAGGACAGGCCTGGCTTGCTCTTCCCGAATGCCATAAGGAATCTATTATAAATTTCATACTAGACACCCTAATTTCCCTGATTCCCACCCTATCATCTATGGCTGACTTTGGCCCTATTTGGGGACTGATGCAGTCCGGAGTTATGGGTTTCCTAGAAACCCTTCGTAGTCAATCTATTGATGTTAAGGTAACTGTTAGTAACAAAATCGCCAAAATCCTTAGTGGCAATAGTTTTGATTTTGTTCTTGGTTTTATGAAAGGTTTACTCCGAGGGATCTGGGATGGACTGACGAGTCCATTCACTCTGATCTGGGATGGACTAAAGGCAGCTGGATCTATATTAGGCTGGATCAAGGATTTGATCACACAGCAACCAGCATCTAAATCAAATCAGAACTCTGATAGTCCAGCTTTCAAGAATAGTGCTGGACTTAATACCAATGGTGTACGATCATCCAATCAACTTCAATCAGAATCTACCGAGGCTGAAGTTCCTCAAGAACAGCGAGAAGATATAACCAAACAGCTTTTTGCAATGAAGGGTGAACTTGAGATGCCCGTCAATGATGTAACAGAGAATTTCTTAGAAGGAGCAAAAGAAGTTTTCTCTAGCAGTGGAAATTCAGAAGGACTAACTTACTCAGGATTAATGGAAAAACTTGGAGACTTATGGTCTTCAGTTGAGAGTGCTATTCATGGAGTTGGAGGTCAACTTGCTCAAGCTTTTTGTGATTTCATGTTACAGGATGAGGCAGAGGGGCAAATTGGTGAATCAGTGGGGTGGTTTGCTGGCAATGTTGCAGTTCATGCCATTATCGCAATTTTCAGTGCTGGTACTCTAGCCTTAGCGAAGGCTAAAACCTCCATCTTAGTTAAGCTTAAAAAGTGGTTAAGCTGGGTTGGCAAAAAGATACGTAAGGCCTTCTCTTTATTAGGATCTTTTGGAAGAAAGTCCATCAGGCTATTTGATAAGCTTAGTGATGTGCTTAACAATGTTGGTGGACCTAAACTTAAGAAAGTACTGAACTCCATCAAAACGATTGGAGAAGTTATTATTGATACAGTCAATGGTATTGCATCTGATCTGGATAAAGCTCGCGAAAATGGTCAGGAATTATCCCTCCCCCAAAGTGTTTTGATGTCACTTTCCAATAGTGTAGTCAACCAAGGAGGAAATCATATTGATGCTCCTTTAGGTAAGTTACTATACAATGGCGGGGCCGGTGCAAAATCCGAGGTTACGCAAGCTTGGGTACACGATGAGGAAATAAATTCAACCGATGTAGTCACGAGCTTCTTCAGTGCATCGGCTCGTTCCGGTGCTCCGATGTTAGGGAATACTATAGGAAGTGGTTCGATTGGCAATTCTTCGAGACAAACTTCCAACCCCTCTTATGGAGAGCAGCCCTATGGAAGCCAGCCCTATGGAGGACAAAATCCCAACCGGCTGTCTGAAGGACAAACGAAACCTAGTTTGAATGCTGACCAGATTAGACAGAATAGTAATAATCCGGCTCCTAAAAATGCCATCACTGACCCATCACGGATGCGCCCGGCTCCTACAAATGTCATCACTGATCGGCTCCTAAAAATGCCATCACTGACCCATCACGGATGCGCCCGGCTCCTACAAATGTCATCACTGACCCATCACGGATGCTTCCGGCTCCTAAAAATGCCATCACTGACCCATCACGGATGCGCCCGGCTCCTACAAATGTCATCACTGATCGGCTCCTAA
- a CDS encoding PAAR domain-containing protein: protein MSFPAARINDLTASGDMILPPGVSTVLIGGRPAASVGAAVQGPLFKGPPGLISSGSATVLIGGRPAARVSSGVSGSTPTLTGLVPASTIVVSGEPRVLIGG, encoded by the coding sequence ATGAGTTTTCCGGCTGCTCGTATCAACGACCTAACAGCCAGCGGCGATATGATTTTACCGCCTGGCGTGAGTACCGTCTTGATTGGCGGTCGTCCAGCGGCCAGCGTCGGTGCGGCGGTCCAAGGGCCTCTCTTCAAAGGGCCACCAGGATTAATCAGTTCCGGGAGTGCCACGGTCTTGATTGGCGGTCGTCCAGCGGCCCGCGTCTCCTCAGGAGTCTCCGGCTCAACCCCCACCCTCACCGGTCTGGTTCCCGCCTCCACCATCGTCGTCTCCGGGGAGCCTAGAGTCCTCATCGGCGGTTAG
- a CDS encoding phage tail protein, which yields MTFAQFQDVQPTVSLKLTPQQPFKPPLHFSRDSAGVVQHQEPEPWLLLEPGEVRWMEVRLSHRWGTPLTLRLKLVDPHGGLRELSCFKGWRIEDDLYDDPGDESDESYELELPDAVAANEAQLHYLVFKIPQDFFSALCHRDVESAPLSLNYPLELQVWVMGGLTAAEDAGNSQLVQLVRFNVALRPECRYVNFLPRVYQEQDFLRRFLAILEESFHPSWDIHQTFWAYLDPKLAPKALLPFLAHWVGWKLDPRLDERRNRNLISEAVKLYRWRGTKRGLELCLELYTGLPSQAIEIRQQIRKGFILGETLFGEEEAELGAAAIQPYYFEVILRPDANQALDDEDAQLAQLAQLVRHVIDEYKPAFCQYKLFIQPRRAGTNRR from the coding sequence ATGACCTTTGCGCAATTTCAGGATGTCCAGCCCACTGTTTCTCTGAAGCTCACGCCACAACAGCCTTTTAAACCTCCGCTGCACTTCTCCCGAGACTCCGCTGGGGTGGTTCAACATCAGGAACCCGAGCCGTGGTTGCTCTTGGAACCGGGGGAGGTGCGTTGGATGGAGGTTCGCCTGTCCCATCGTTGGGGGACTCCGTTAACGCTGAGGCTTAAGTTGGTCGATCCTCATGGGGGGTTAAGAGAGTTATCCTGTTTTAAGGGATGGCGAATTGAGGACGATCTCTATGATGACCCAGGGGACGAGTCTGACGAGTCTTATGAGCTGGAGCTTCCGGATGCCGTCGCAGCAAATGAAGCCCAATTGCACTATCTCGTCTTCAAGATTCCTCAGGACTTTTTTAGCGCCCTCTGCCATCGAGATGTAGAGTCAGCCCCCCTCAGCCTAAACTATCCTCTGGAACTTCAGGTTTGGGTCATGGGGGGGTTAACCGCAGCAGAGGACGCCGGGAATAGCCAATTAGTTCAGTTGGTTCGTTTCAATGTGGCCTTGCGTCCTGAATGTCGTTATGTTAACTTTCTGCCCCGAGTCTATCAGGAACAGGATTTTTTGAGGCGATTTTTAGCCATCTTAGAAGAGTCGTTTCATCCCAGTTGGGACATTCATCAAACCTTCTGGGCCTATCTGGACCCTAAGCTGGCTCCTAAAGCTCTCTTACCCTTTTTGGCTCATTGGGTGGGTTGGAAACTCGACCCCCGCCTCGATGAACGTCGCAATCGAAACCTCATTTCTGAGGCGGTGAAACTCTACCGTTGGCGGGGAACTAAACGGGGATTAGAACTCTGTCTGGAGCTTTATACCGGCTTACCTTCCCAAGCGATTGAAATTCGCCAGCAAATCCGTAAAGGCTTTATCTTAGGCGAAACTCTGTTTGGAGAAGAGGAAGCAGAATTGGGAGCTGCTGCGATTCAGCCCTATTATTTTGAGGTGATTCTACGACCTGATGCTAATCAGGCGCTGGATGACGAGGATGCACAGTTAGCACAGTTAGCACAGTTAGTGCGGCATGTGATTGATGAGTATAAACCCGCTTTTTGTCAGTATAAGCTCTTCATTCAGCCGAGACGAGCGGGCACTAACCGCCGATGA